Proteins encoded within one genomic window of Cucumis sativus cultivar 9930 chromosome 3, Cucumber_9930_V3, whole genome shotgun sequence:
- the LOC101208656 gene encoding probable serine/threonine-protein kinase PBL19 isoform X2 produces MLKIGEGGFGSVYKGRIKPITPNGEPVVVAIKKLNQHSLQGHKEWLAEVQFLSVVSHPNLVKLLGYAAENGERGIQRLLVYEFLPNKSLEHHLFQRMSPTLPWKQRLEIIIGAAEGLAYLHGGLEAQVIYRDFKSSNVLLDQNFKPKLSDFGLAREGPSGDHSHVSTAVVGTHGYAAPEYVETGRLKSQCDVWSFGVVLYELLTGRRALDRNRPMGEQKLLQWVRQFPVDSSMFTMLIDPRLRNQYSLSSAREVAKLADRCLNKNAMSRPAMTEVVESLQKALLMTEEKTSSSSSKNHSHGFVLSPKFVDQKHVVVRQQGKV; encoded by the exons ATGTTGAAGATTGGGGAGGGTGGTTTTGGGTCTGTGTATAAAGGAAGAATTAAACCCATAACTCCCAATGGCGAACCTGTTGTGGTTGCCATTAAAAAACTCAATCAGCATAGCTTGCAG GGTCATAAAGAATGGCTTGCAGAAGTTCAATTTCTTAGTGTAGTTAGTCATCCAAATCTAGTTAAACTTCTGGGTTACGCAGCTGAAAATGGTGAGAGAGGGATTCAAAGGCTTTTAGTCTACGAGTTTCTCCCAAACAAGAGCTTGGAACACCATCTTTTCCAAAGAATGTCGCCGACTCTTCCATGGAAGCAAAGATTAGAGATTATCATTGGTGCAGCTGAGGGCTTGGCTTATCTACATGGAGGATTAGAAGCTCAG GTGATATATCGGGATTTTAAATCTTCGAATGTGCTATTGGACCAGAACTTCAAGCCTAAACTCTCAGACTTTGGTCTTGCTAGAGAAGGACCAAGTGGTGATCACTCACACGTTTCTACAGCA GTGGTTGGAACACATGGATATGCTGCTCCCGAATACGTTGAGACAGGTCGTCTAAAGAGCCAATGCGATGTATGGAGTTTCGGTGTGGTTTTATATGAACTTCTCACGGGTAGACGAGCTTTAGACAGAAACCGTCCCATGGGAGAGCAGAAACTTCTTCAGTGGGTGAGACAATTTCCGGTTGACAGTAGTATGTTCACCATGTTAATTGATCCTCGACTCCGAAACCAGTATTCCTTGTCTTCCGCCCGGGAAGTTGCAAAGTTGGCAGACCGTTGCCTGAACAAAAATGCGATGAGTCGGCCAGCAATGACAGAAGTAGTTGAAAGTTTACAGAAAGCGCTACTAATGACGGAAGAGAAAACAAGCTCTAGTAGCAGTAAAAATCATTCTCATGGTTTCGTGTTATCCCCAAAATTTGTTGATCAAAAGCATGTCGTGGTTAGACAACAAGGAAAGGTTTGA
- the LOC101208656 gene encoding probable serine/threonine-protein kinase PBL19 isoform X1 encodes MKCFFYPKGKSKSKGISKSAPELNQGEKSNKSAKEHGFRPSNSLPSRSIPELYKEKEQNLRAFSLHELVDATNGFSRMLKIGEGGFGSVYKGRIKPITPNGEPVVVAIKKLNQHSLQGHKEWLAEVQFLSVVSHPNLVKLLGYAAENGERGIQRLLVYEFLPNKSLEHHLFQRMSPTLPWKQRLEIIIGAAEGLAYLHGGLEAQVIYRDFKSSNVLLDQNFKPKLSDFGLAREGPSGDHSHVSTAVVGTHGYAAPEYVETGRLKSQCDVWSFGVVLYELLTGRRALDRNRPMGEQKLLQWVRQFPVDSSMFTMLIDPRLRNQYSLSSAREVAKLADRCLNKNAMSRPAMTEVVESLQKALLMTEEKTSSSSSKNHSHGFVLSPKFVDQKHVVVRQQGKV; translated from the exons ATGAAGTGTTTCTTTTATCCCAAGGGAAAATCAAAGTCCAAAGGAATATCAAAATCTGCTCCAGAGTTAAACCAAGGagaaaaatccaacaaatCAGCCAAGGAACATGGTTTCAGACCATCCAATTCATTACCTTCAAGGAGTATTCCTGAATTGTACAAAGAGAAGGAGCAAAATTTGAGGGCTTTCTCTCTCCATGAGCTTGTTGATGCAACAAATGGCTTTAGCAGGATGTTGAAGATTGGGGAGGGTGGTTTTGGGTCTGTGTATAAAGGAAGAATTAAACCCATAACTCCCAATGGCGAACCTGTTGTGGTTGCCATTAAAAAACTCAATCAGCATAGCTTGCAG GGTCATAAAGAATGGCTTGCAGAAGTTCAATTTCTTAGTGTAGTTAGTCATCCAAATCTAGTTAAACTTCTGGGTTACGCAGCTGAAAATGGTGAGAGAGGGATTCAAAGGCTTTTAGTCTACGAGTTTCTCCCAAACAAGAGCTTGGAACACCATCTTTTCCAAAGAATGTCGCCGACTCTTCCATGGAAGCAAAGATTAGAGATTATCATTGGTGCAGCTGAGGGCTTGGCTTATCTACATGGAGGATTAGAAGCTCAG GTGATATATCGGGATTTTAAATCTTCGAATGTGCTATTGGACCAGAACTTCAAGCCTAAACTCTCAGACTTTGGTCTTGCTAGAGAAGGACCAAGTGGTGATCACTCACACGTTTCTACAGCA GTGGTTGGAACACATGGATATGCTGCTCCCGAATACGTTGAGACAGGTCGTCTAAAGAGCCAATGCGATGTATGGAGTTTCGGTGTGGTTTTATATGAACTTCTCACGGGTAGACGAGCTTTAGACAGAAACCGTCCCATGGGAGAGCAGAAACTTCTTCAGTGGGTGAGACAATTTCCGGTTGACAGTAGTATGTTCACCATGTTAATTGATCCTCGACTCCGAAACCAGTATTCCTTGTCTTCCGCCCGGGAAGTTGCAAAGTTGGCAGACCGTTGCCTGAACAAAAATGCGATGAGTCGGCCAGCAATGACAGAAGTAGTTGAAAGTTTACAGAAAGCGCTACTAATGACGGAAGAGAAAACAAGCTCTAGTAGCAGTAAAAATCATTCTCATGGTTTCGTGTTATCCCCAAAATTTGTTGATCAAAAGCATGTCGTGGTTAGACAACAAGGAAAGGTTTGA
- the LOC101208413 gene encoding novel plant SNARE 11 isoform X1, which yields MDTLSSISEELADIEGQINDIFRALSNGFQKLEKIKDSNRRSRQLEELTDKMRECKRLIKDFDREVKDLEGGNNANTNKMLSEKKQSMIKELNSYVALKKQHASTLDNKRIDLFDGPGESYGEENVLLASNMTNQQLIDNGNRMMDETDEAIERSKKVVQETVNVGTETAAALKAQTDQMSRIVNELDSIHFSLKKASKLVKELGRQVATDKCIMALLFIIVIGVIAIIIVKLVNPNNKDIRDIPGLAPPVQSRKLLWNSAFCSFVR from the exons atgGATACATTATCTTCAATCAGCGAGGAACTTGCAGATATCGAGGGACAAATCAATGATATCTTCCGAGCTTTGTC AAATGGATTTCAGAAGCTGGAGAAAATTAAGGATTCAAATAGGCGGAGTAGACAATTGGAAGAGTTGACAGATAAGATGCGAGAATGTAAGAG GCTTATTAAAGATTTTGACAGAGAAGTCAAAGATTTAGAAGGAGGGAACAACGCTAACACTAACAAAATGCTGAGTGAGAAAAAGCAGTCTATG ATCAAAGAGTTGAACTCATATGTTGCCCTTAAAAAGCA ACATGCAAGCACTCTTGACAACAAGCGAATCGATCTCTTTGATGGACCTGGTGAAAGTTATGGGGAAGAAAATGTGTTGCTAGCTTCAA ATATGACAAATCAACAATTGATTGATAATGGAAACAGGATGATGGATGAAACTGATGAAGCAATTGAGAGGTCTAAAAAG GTAGTTCAAGAAACGGTGAATGTAGGAACGGAGACAGCTGCAGCTCTGAAGGCGCAGACCGATCAAATGAGCAGGATCGTGAACGAGCTTGACTCCATACATTTCTCATTGAAGAAAGCATCCAAACTGGTGAAGGAATTAGGAAGACAAGTTGCAACTGATAAGTGTATAATGGCCCTTCTCTTCATCATTGTTATTGGTGTCATTGCCATTATCATTGTCAAG TTGGTGAATCCAAATAACAAGGACATTCGGGACATTCCGGGGCTGGCACCACCTGTTCAGAGTCGAAAACTGCTATGGAATTCTG CCTTTTGTAGCTTTGTGAGATAA
- the LOC101208413 gene encoding novel plant SNARE 11 isoform X2, translated as MDTLSSISEELADIEGQINDIFRALSNGFQKLEKIKDSNRRSRQLEELTDKMRECKRLIKDFDREVKDLEGGNNANTNKMLSEKKQSMIKELNSYVALKKQHASTLDNKRIDLFDGPGESYGEENVLLASNMTNQQLIDNGNRMMDETDEAIERSKKVVQETVNVGTETAAALKAQTDQMSRIVNELDSIHFSLKKASKLVKELGRQVATDKCIMALLFIIVIGVIAIIIVKLVNPNNKDIRDIPGLAPPVQSRKLLWNSAL; from the exons atgGATACATTATCTTCAATCAGCGAGGAACTTGCAGATATCGAGGGACAAATCAATGATATCTTCCGAGCTTTGTC AAATGGATTTCAGAAGCTGGAGAAAATTAAGGATTCAAATAGGCGGAGTAGACAATTGGAAGAGTTGACAGATAAGATGCGAGAATGTAAGAG GCTTATTAAAGATTTTGACAGAGAAGTCAAAGATTTAGAAGGAGGGAACAACGCTAACACTAACAAAATGCTGAGTGAGAAAAAGCAGTCTATG ATCAAAGAGTTGAACTCATATGTTGCCCTTAAAAAGCA ACATGCAAGCACTCTTGACAACAAGCGAATCGATCTCTTTGATGGACCTGGTGAAAGTTATGGGGAAGAAAATGTGTTGCTAGCTTCAA ATATGACAAATCAACAATTGATTGATAATGGAAACAGGATGATGGATGAAACTGATGAAGCAATTGAGAGGTCTAAAAAG GTAGTTCAAGAAACGGTGAATGTAGGAACGGAGACAGCTGCAGCTCTGAAGGCGCAGACCGATCAAATGAGCAGGATCGTGAACGAGCTTGACTCCATACATTTCTCATTGAAGAAAGCATCCAAACTGGTGAAGGAATTAGGAAGACAAGTTGCAACTGATAAGTGTATAATGGCCCTTCTCTTCATCATTGTTATTGGTGTCATTGCCATTATCATTGTCAAG TTGGTGAATCCAAATAACAAGGACATTCGGGACATTCCGGGGCTGGCACCACCTGTTCAGAGTCGAAAACTGCTATGGAATTCTG CTTTGTGA
- the LOC101208169 gene encoding uncharacterized protein LOC101208169 yields MAVSKLFPEFYEGFSMTQSTSLLSRFPSVMSSPSSFSFPFATKSLAFQIFRHFRCRELLRVHSRLLIILSLPFIYFFLSNPRRSVVFKLFVLLFFSIAVLVFLNLAVPRLPSPIRLFLVRSSPISTFSSSAATKAVSNVRWSIGSKPKSEKRLMSGSWVRVYSNGDVYEGEFHKGRCSGSGVYHYHMSGRYEGDWIDEKYDGYGVETWAKGRRYRGQYRQGLRNGIGIYRFYTGDVYAGEWSNGQCHGCGVHTCQDGSRYVGEFKWGVKHGLGHYHFRNGDTYAGEYFADKMHGFGVYWFGNGHLYEGAWHEGNRQGLGVYTFRNGETQSGHWQNGVLDVPSLETSHPGSSYAVSHAKVLAAVQEARRAAEKAFDAGRVDERVNKAVTAANKAANAARVAAVKAVQKQMDQETSTNPPILLV; encoded by the exons ATGGCGGTTTCTAAGCTTTTCCCTGAGTTCTACGAAGGGTTTTCTATGACCCAATCCACTTCTCTGTTATCTCGATTTCCGTCTGTCATGTCAtcaccttcttctttttctttcccttttgcAACTAAATCACTGGCTTTTCAAATCTTTCGCCATTTTCGTTGTCGCGAGTTACTTCGAGTTCACTCGCGATTACTTATCATCCTCTCTTTGCCTTTTatttacttctttctttcGAACCCTCGTCGTTCTGTTGTTTTCAAGTTGTTTgttctacttttcttttccatcgCTGTTTTGGTATTCCTCAATCTTGCTGTCCCTCGTCTTCCTTCTCCGATTCGTTTGTTTCTTGTTCGATCATCCCCAATTAGCACTTTCTCATCTTCTGCTGCAACGAAGGCTGTTTCCAATGTTCGTTGGTCAATTGGATCGAAACCCAAATCGGAGAAACGGTTGATGTCGGGTTCTTGGGTCAGAGTTTACAGTAATGGGGATGTTTACGAGGGGGAATTTCATAAAGGGAGGTGCTCAGGTAGTGGGGTTTATCACTATCATATGAGTGGAAGGTATGAAGGCGATTGGATTGATGAGAAGTATGATGGATATGGAGTAGAAACATGGGCTAAAGGGCGTAGGTACCGTGGTCAGTACAGACAAGGATTGAGGAATGGGATTGGGATTTATAGATTCTACACCGGGGATGTCTATGCTGGGGAGTGGTCTAATGGCCAGTGCCATGGCTGTGGAGTTCATACTTGCCAAGATGGGAGCCGCTATGTGGGGGAGTTTAAGTGGGGCGTTAAACATGGACTGGGTCACTACCATTTTAG AAACGGAGACACATATGCAGGAGAGTATTTTGCAGACAAGATGCATGGTTTTGGAGTTTATTGGTTTGGCAATGGACATCTTTATGAGGGAGCTTGGCACGAAGGAAATAGGCAAGGACTTGGTGTGTACACTTTTAGGAATGGAGAGACACAATCTGGTCACTGGCAAAATGGGGTTCTTGATGTTCCCAGCCTTGAAACCAGCCATCCAGGATCTTCTTATGCTGTCAGCCACGCTAAAGTTCTCGCTGCGGTTCAG GAAGCAAGAAGAGCCGCAGAGAAAGCGTTCGATGCAGGAAGAGTGGACGAAAGAGTTAACAAAGCTGTAACTGCTGCAAACAAAGCAGCAAACGCAGCAAGAGTTGCAGCTGTCAAGGCTGTCCAAAAACAAATGGATCAAGAGACCAGCACCAACCCACCAATCTTACTGGTCTGA